From Coffea arabica cultivar ET-39 chromosome 10e, Coffea Arabica ET-39 HiFi, whole genome shotgun sequence, one genomic window encodes:
- the LOC113711544 gene encoding uncharacterized protein yields MGSCISKCRPKKKFKRDCNCMEEDFSHVQEKLVISQPPLPIQNPVSPSPSVASSTSFSSVSGANSSTSSGFSMASSLSSSSSCSSSIPVSKDRSFSNEFLWSCVKENPQIIGRNLIKGNLEKSNMNMSSKVHPCKFDLPIKQAIPERHGGSTPKKRARANSPTLVRQKSFRKEPEHKVSSSPTYQLPSRTLMMRSPSPSRRFTGDSFRDSPMNTTKEIYSRRAAVPKANSINPIPTSSSIMRKDSFRIPPSPSYDVGKSNTILKSREALITQQIGSRNSPIAVGHKEENQDVESMVVEDVNNPLIALDCFIFL; encoded by the coding sequence atggGCTCTTGCATTAGCAAATGCAGGCCAAAAAAGAAGTTCAAGAGAGACTGCAATTGCATGGAAGAAGATTTTAGCCATGTTCAAGAAAAGCTTGTGATTTCTCAACCACCTTTACCAATTCAGAATCCAGTTTCCCCATCCCCTTCTGTTGCTTCTAGTACTTCATTTTCTTCTGTTTCTGGTGCTAATAGTAGCACTAGCAGTGGATTTTCAATGGCTTCGTCGTTATCATCTTCATCGTCGTGTTCATCTTCGATTCCGGTCTCCAAGGATAGGTCATTTTCCAACGAGTTCTTGTGGTCTTGTGTGAAAGAAAATCCACAAATAATTGGCAGGAATTTGATCAAAGGAAATCTTGAGAAGTCTAATATGAACatgtcaagtaaagttcatccTTGCAAGTTTGATTTGCCCATCAAACAAGCGATTCCAGAGAGGCATGGGGGATCAACACCAAAGAAAAGAGCTCGAGCAAATTCGCCCACGCTTGTCAGACAAAAAAGCTTCAGGAAAGAGCCTGAACATAAGGTGAGTTCTTCTCCTACATATCAACTTCCAAGCAGAACTTTGATGATGCGATCGCCTTCACCAAGTCGAAGATTCACTGGCGACAGCTTTAGAGATTCACCGATGAATACAACAAAAGAGATTTACTCCAGAAGAGCAGCTGTTCCTAAAGCAAATTCCATTAATCCTATTCCTACATCTTCTTCAATCATGAGGAAAGACAGTTTTAGGATTCCACCTAGTCCAAGTTATGATGTGGGTAAAAGCAACACAATCTTGAAGAGTAGGGAGGCTTTGATCACTCAACAGATTGGTTCAAGGAATTCTCCAATTGCCGTTGGACACAAGGAGGAAAACCAAGATGTGGAGTCAATGGTGGTGGAAGATGTTAACAATCCGCTTATTGCCTTGGATtgttttattttcctgtaa